The Candidatus Campbellbacteria bacterium genome segment ATTACACCTTCCTGTCGTTTCGGGCTTGGTCAAGGAGTCTAATTCAGCCGCTACAGCTCGTACTTTGTCATCTCTGCTTTCTTCGGGGGTGGAGGTAGTTGAGGCGTTAGATATCACGGAGGAAGTTATCCAGAATCATCATTACCGCAGTGTCTTAGCAGAAGCCAAAAAAGCCATTCAAAAAGGAAAACCACTGTCTGATGTGTTTACAGATAATGAAAAAATATATCCGATATATGTAGGCGAAATGATCGCTGTCGGAGAAGAAACGGGAAAGCTTTCGGAAATGCTTTCAAACGTCGCTGACTTTTATGAAGAGGACGTACAGCAAAAGACCAAAGACCTATCTACCATAGTTGAGCCGGTTTTGATGATAGTGGTTGGTGCGGCAGTTGGCTTTTTCGCGCTTTCAATGATCACTCCTATGTATTCTATAGCTAACAGTATTTAGGGTATGAAATATACATCCAAAGGTTTTACTTTAATAGAATTGCTGGTTGTAGTGGCCATAATAGCCATACTATCAACTATTTTACTTTCAAGTTTTGTTAACTATAGATCTAGGCAAGCTTTGGAGCTGGCAACCAAAGAAGCCAGGCAGATATTTGAAACTGCTCGTTCTCAGACTCTTGCCTCTACCGGAGATAGCTCCTACGGAGTTTTTATAGATTCAGATAGCTTTGTGTTATTTGAAGGCGGTACTTATGACCCTACTGATCCAGATAACACTTCTTTTGATCTGGATAGCACTGTAGAAATTTCAGATGTTTCACTGAGTCCTGATACTGATACGGTAACTTTTGAGAGGGGAACGGGTGAGCCGAGTGCCTCGGGGGTAATTGAGCTTTCTCTCACCGGCGCGTCAAGTGCTAGCCGATCGATTACTATTTCACCAACTGGTATAATTAATTCAAATGAGTAAGCATTCTTTGCAAAAAGGAATAGGACTGATTGAAGTATTAATTGCTACGACCATATTAACTTTAATAGTTTTTGCTTTTACCTCTTCTTTGTCTTTGTATTCCTCCGCTAGCGTTGATGCTACTAAGCGTACTCAGGCTACTTTTTTAGCG includes the following:
- a CDS encoding type II secretion system protein yields the protein MKYTSKGFTLIELLVVVAIIAILSTILLSSFVNYRSRQALELATKEARQIFETARSQTLASTGDSSYGVFIDSDSFVLFEGGTYDPTDPDNTSFDLDSTVEISDVSLSPDTDTVTFERGTGEPSASGVIELSLTGASSASRSITISPTGIINSNE